From a single Bacillus gobiensis genomic region:
- the ispD gene encoding 2-C-methyl-D-erythritol 4-phosphate cytidylyltransferase has translation MDFVVVVPAAGQGKRMKAGRNKQFIDIMGSPVIAHTLRVFDEHPNCRQIILAVSKEDRPLFREVLDKELFSTPIHMVDGGTERQQSVYEGLKAVNHIDMVLIHDGARPFITHTQINRLIKEAAGSGAAVVAVPVKDTIKRVKDHTVIETIDRASLWAVQTPQAFRLSLIKEAHRRAEKEGWIATDDASLAEKIGIKVSVIEGSYTNIKLTTPDDLLVAKAIIEAEGGNVNV, from the coding sequence ATGGATTTTGTCGTAGTAGTACCTGCTGCAGGGCAAGGAAAACGAATGAAAGCCGGCCGGAACAAGCAGTTTATCGATATCATGGGCAGTCCGGTCATTGCACACACGTTGAGAGTGTTTGACGAACATCCGAATTGCCGGCAAATCATTCTTGCCGTCAGCAAAGAGGATCGTCCATTGTTTCGGGAGGTTTTGGATAAAGAATTATTTTCCACCCCCATTCATATGGTTGATGGCGGTACTGAACGGCAGCAAAGTGTATATGAAGGGTTAAAAGCCGTTAATCATATCGACATGGTACTCATTCATGACGGGGCAAGACCTTTTATTACCCATACTCAAATCAATCGCCTGATCAAAGAGGCAGCCGGCTCAGGAGCTGCGGTCGTTGCTGTTCCTGTAAAGGATACGATAAAACGGGTAAAAGACCATACGGTGATAGAGACAATCGATCGAGCAAGCTTGTGGGCGGTGCAAACCCCGCAGGCTTTTCGTCTTTCCCTCATTAAGGAAGCCCACCGCCGTGCAGAAAAAGAAGGCTGGATCGCAACAGATGATGCAAGCCTGGCAGAAAAGATCGGAATAAAGGTTTCCGTCATAGAAGGAAGCTATACTAATATTAAATTGACTACACCAGATGATTTACTGGTAGCTAAAGCAATAATCGAAGCTGAAGGCGGGAATGTAAATGTTTAA
- the gltX gene encoding glutamate--tRNA ligase, which translates to MGSEVRVRYAPSPTGHLHIGNARTALFNYLFARSQGGKFIIRIEDTDQKRNIAGGEESQLNYLKWLGIDWDESIDIGGSYGPYRQSERNDIYKEYYEELLNRNLAYKCYCTEEELEKEREEQIARGEMPRYSGKHANLTPEEQQQFEAEGRKPSIRFRVPKGEVIRFDDIVKKDISFETDGIGDFVIVKKDGTPTYNFAVAVDDHLMKISHVLRGEDHISNTPKQIMIYQAFNWDVPTFGHMTLIVNQDRKKLSKRDESIIQFIEQYEELGYLPEALFNFISLLGWSPVGEEELFTKEQLIEIFDASRLSKSPAVFDAHKLKWVNNQYLKKLDLDQLVELTLPHLKKAGKVSEAPDEGELEWVKKLISLYQEQLSFGAEIVELTELFFKKEIEYNLDARTVLEEEQVPEVMNVFSEKLKQLDEFTADHIKSAIKAVQKETGHKGKKLFMPIRVATTGQTHGPELPQAIELLGIDTVLHRISNI; encoded by the coding sequence ATGGGAAGCGAAGTAAGAGTCCGATATGCTCCAAGCCCGACAGGACATTTACATATCGGAAATGCGAGAACGGCATTATTTAATTATTTATTTGCACGCAGTCAAGGCGGAAAATTTATCATTCGCATTGAAGATACAGATCAAAAGCGAAATATCGCAGGCGGAGAAGAAAGCCAGCTGAATTATTTGAAATGGCTGGGAATCGATTGGGATGAGAGTATAGATATCGGCGGATCATACGGTCCGTACCGCCAGTCTGAAAGAAATGACATTTACAAAGAATATTACGAAGAGCTTTTAAATAGAAATTTGGCTTATAAATGCTACTGTACAGAAGAAGAGCTTGAAAAAGAGCGCGAAGAACAAATTGCCCGCGGCGAAATGCCCCGTTATTCAGGAAAGCATGCGAATCTGACACCTGAAGAACAGCAGCAGTTTGAAGCGGAAGGCAGAAAACCGAGCATCCGCTTCAGGGTTCCAAAGGGCGAGGTCATTCGTTTTGATGATATAGTGAAAAAAGATATTTCATTTGAGACAGATGGCATCGGCGATTTTGTCATTGTAAAAAAAGACGGCACGCCAACCTATAATTTTGCTGTGGCGGTTGATGACCACTTGATGAAGATTTCCCATGTGTTAAGGGGAGAAGACCACATCTCCAACACACCAAAGCAGATCATGATCTATCAAGCGTTTAATTGGGATGTCCCAACGTTTGGCCATATGACGTTAATTGTCAATCAAGACCGCAAAAAGTTAAGCAAGCGTGACGAGTCCATTATTCAGTTTATCGAACAATACGAAGAATTGGGCTATCTTCCTGAAGCGCTCTTTAATTTCATTAGTTTGCTTGGCTGGTCTCCTGTTGGGGAAGAAGAACTGTTTACTAAGGAGCAGCTGATTGAAATATTTGATGCTTCCCGTTTGTCAAAATCACCTGCAGTCTTCGATGCGCATAAATTAAAATGGGTTAATAATCAGTATTTGAAAAAGCTTGACCTCGATCAGTTGGTTGAGCTCACTCTTCCGCATCTGAAAAAAGCGGGCAAGGTTTCTGAAGCCCCTGATGAGGGTGAACTTGAATGGGTGAAAAAACTCATCTCACTATATCAAGAGCAATTGAGCTTCGGAGCTGAAATTGTTGAGTTAACAGAGTTGTTTTTCAAGAAAGAAATCGAGTATAATCTTGATGCGAGAACAGTATTGGAAGAAGAGCAAGTTCCCGAGGTTATGAATGTGTTTTCAGAAAAGCTGAAGCAGCTAGATGAATTCACTGCCGATCATATTAAGTCAGCAATCAAAGCAGTACAAAAAGAAACCGGACATAAAGGGAAAAAATTATTTATGCCGATCCGCGTAGCAACGACGGGTCAAACCCATGGTCCGGAATTGCCTCAAGCGATAGAGCTGTTGGGCATAGATACTGTGCTGCATCGCATAAGCAACATATAA
- the ispF gene encoding 2-C-methyl-D-erythritol 2,4-cyclodiphosphate synthase has protein sequence MFKIGQGFDVHQMVENRPLIIGGVTIPYEKGLLGHSDADVLLHTIADACLGAVGEGDIGRHFPDTDPDFKDADSFKLLQHVWAIVKEKGYILGNLDCTIIAQKPKMAPYIPAIKERIAEALEADLEQVNVKATTTEKLGFTGREEGIASQAVILLQKG, from the coding sequence ATGTTTAAAATTGGACAAGGTTTTGATGTTCATCAGATGGTGGAAAATCGGCCTTTGATTATCGGAGGAGTCACGATTCCTTATGAAAAAGGGCTTCTTGGGCACTCCGATGCTGATGTGCTCTTGCATACGATTGCTGATGCATGTCTCGGCGCTGTAGGGGAAGGAGATATCGGCAGGCACTTCCCCGACACAGATCCGGATTTTAAAGACGCAGATTCTTTCAAGCTTTTACAACACGTATGGGCTATTGTAAAAGAAAAGGGTTATATTCTGGGAAATCTTGATTGCACTATTATTGCGCAAAAACCGAAGATGGCACCATATATTCCGGCAATCAAAGAACGTATTGCCGAAGCGCTGGAAGCGGATCTAGAGCAGGTGAACGTAAAAGCAACGACAACGGAAAAGCTTGGATTTACCGGAAGAGAAGAAGGGATTGCTTCTCAGGCAGTCATTCTTTTGCAAAAAGGATAA
- the cysE gene encoding serine O-acetyltransferase yields MFLKLLKEDIDVIFEQDPAARSRIEVILTYSGLHAIWAHRIAHGFFKRRMFFIARVISQLSRFFTGVEIHPGAKIGRKFFIDHGMGVVIGETCEIGNNVTVFQGVTLGGTGKEKGKRHPTIQDDTLIATGAKVLGSITIGKGSKIGAGSVVLHDVPDCSTVVGIPGRVVRRNGKKVDKDLNHQDIGDPVADKFRELEKQIQELKEELRRIEREEGK; encoded by the coding sequence GTGTTTTTAAAGCTTCTCAAAGAAGATATTGATGTCATATTCGAACAAGATCCAGCAGCCAGAAGCCGTATTGAAGTGATTTTGACTTATTCAGGATTGCATGCGATTTGGGCCCACAGGATCGCTCATGGCTTTTTTAAACGAAGAATGTTTTTTATTGCCCGCGTTATTTCTCAACTCAGCCGATTTTTTACCGGGGTTGAAATTCATCCCGGAGCGAAAATCGGGCGAAAGTTTTTTATCGATCATGGTATGGGTGTCGTCATCGGAGAAACTTGTGAAATCGGGAACAATGTAACGGTTTTTCAAGGTGTGACTCTTGGAGGCACTGGAAAAGAAAAAGGAAAAAGGCATCCCACTATCCAAGATGACACCCTCATCGCTACTGGAGCAAAGGTGCTAGGATCAATAACGATCGGCAAGGGTTCTAAAATCGGTGCAGGCTCTGTTGTATTGCACGATGTACCAGATTGTTCAACTGTAGTAGGCATTCCGGGCCGAGTTGTCAGGAGAAACGGAAAAAAAGTCGATAAGGATTTAAATCATCAAGATATAGGAGATCCTGTAGCAGACAAGTTCCGTGAGCTGGAAAAGCAAATTCAGGAATTGAAGGAAGAACTTCGCCGAATAGAAAGGGAAGAAGGAAAATGA
- the cysS gene encoding cysteine--tRNA ligase, with translation MTIYLYNTLSRQKEKFVPLEEGKVKMYVCGPTVYNYIHIGNARPAIVYDTIRKYLEYKGYDVHFVSNFTDVDDKLIKAANTLGEDVPAIAERFIKAYFDDVEALGCKKANVHPRVTENMDNIIDFIQALVDKGYAYEANGDVYYKTRSFDGYGKLSHQSIDELRSGARIKVGDKKEDALDFVLWKAAKEGEISWESPWGEGRPGWHIECSAMARKYLGDTIDIHAGGQDLTFPHHENEIAQSEAMTGKQFANYWLHNGYINIDNEKMSKSLGNFILVHDIIKEHDPQILRFFMLSVHYRHPINYSLDLLESTKNAFVRLKTSYANLQHRKNSSTNLTSDNEHWIEIANQLRAEFEEAMDDDFNTANAISVLFELAKQANLYLNEKHTSTEVIDHMIRLFDEQSNVLGFSLKENEIVDEEIEKLIQKRIEARKNRDFQTSDEIRDHLKELNIILEDTPQGTRWKRGD, from the coding sequence ATGACAATCTATTTGTATAACACGTTATCCAGGCAAAAAGAAAAGTTTGTTCCCCTTGAAGAGGGCAAGGTCAAAATGTATGTTTGCGGTCCGACTGTTTATAATTATATTCATATAGGAAATGCGCGCCCTGCGATTGTGTACGATACTATCAGAAAGTATTTGGAGTACAAAGGGTATGATGTTCATTTCGTTTCAAATTTTACAGATGTGGACGATAAGCTCATCAAGGCTGCGAATACTTTAGGTGAAGACGTTCCGGCGATTGCAGAGCGGTTTATTAAGGCGTATTTTGACGATGTAGAAGCGCTTGGCTGCAAAAAAGCAAATGTGCATCCTCGCGTCACGGAAAACATGGATAATATTATCGATTTCATCCAAGCGTTGGTTGATAAAGGATATGCGTATGAAGCTAACGGAGACGTATATTACAAAACGAGATCATTCGATGGATACGGGAAGCTCTCACATCAATCGATCGACGAGCTGAGATCCGGAGCGAGAATTAAGGTTGGCGATAAAAAAGAAGACGCGCTTGATTTTGTGCTCTGGAAAGCTGCGAAAGAAGGCGAAATCTCATGGGAGAGCCCATGGGGAGAAGGGCGTCCCGGCTGGCATATTGAATGCTCGGCCATGGCGAGAAAATATTTAGGGGATACCATTGACATTCATGCCGGCGGCCAAGACTTAACCTTTCCGCATCACGAAAATGAGATTGCCCAATCTGAAGCGATGACAGGAAAGCAGTTTGCTAACTATTGGCTTCACAACGGATATATTAATATAGACAATGAAAAAATGTCCAAATCATTGGGGAATTTCATTCTTGTTCATGACATTATTAAAGAGCACGATCCGCAAATTTTGCGATTTTTCATGTTGTCGGTTCATTACAGACATCCGATTAACTACTCGCTTGACTTGTTGGAAAGCACAAAAAATGCTTTTGTAAGATTGAAAACCTCTTACGCAAATTTGCAGCACAGAAAGAACAGCAGCACAAACCTAACTTCAGACAATGAACACTGGATAGAAATCGCAAATCAGTTGAGAGCGGAATTTGAAGAAGCGATGGACGATGATTTCAATACGGCAAATGCTATATCCGTGCTGTTTGAGCTTGCGAAACAAGCCAATCTTTATTTAAACGAAAAACATACGAGCACAGAGGTTATTGATCATATGATTCGTCTTTTCGATGAGCAATCTAACGTCCTGGGTTTTTCTCTGAAAGAGAATGAAATTGTTGATGAAGAGATTGAAAAATTAATCCAAAAAAGAATTGAAGCCCGTAAAAACAGGGATTTTCAAACTTCTGATGAGATTCGTGACCACTTAAAAGAGTTAAATATCATTTTAGAAGATACTCCTCAGGGAACCAGATGGAAACGGGGAGATTAA
- a CDS encoding PIN/TRAM domain-containing protein → MLKRIIQAFFIILGGVVGIFLIPGIFNLINIQDIPLITNVYSSAVIGAILFFLISVWCLDYIVNWMKWIEESLLKAHVSDLLSGGLGLVFGLIIAYLIVNVIPLRYIPYQIFSIIIPIFLAFFLGYLGFRVGFRKKEELTNLFTLPKSGKKKLLNEEEAEEKNKRLKILDTSVIIDGRIADICQTGFLEGVIVIPQFVLEELQHIADSSDVLKRNRGRRGLDILNRIQKELDIKVEIYEGDFEDVHEVDSKLVKLAKLTSGVVVTNDFNLNKVCELQKVAVLNINDLANAVKPVVLPGEEMKVQVIKDGKEHNQGIAYLDDGTMIVVEEGRNYIGKHIDVLVTSVLQTAAGRMIFAKPKLLEKAL, encoded by the coding sequence ATGTTAAAGAGAATCATTCAAGCGTTTTTTATTATTCTTGGTGGCGTTGTCGGTATTTTCCTTATTCCAGGAATATTTAATTTAATCAACATTCAGGACATACCTTTAATAACAAATGTTTATTCATCAGCAGTTATAGGTGCAATTCTATTTTTCCTAATCAGTGTATGGTGTTTGGATTATATCGTCAATTGGATGAAGTGGATTGAGGAATCCCTTTTAAAAGCCCATGTTTCGGATTTATTATCTGGCGGACTAGGTTTAGTATTTGGACTCATAATTGCTTATCTTATTGTAAACGTTATCCCGCTGCGCTACATTCCATACCAGATATTCAGTATTATTATTCCAATTTTCCTGGCTTTTTTCTTAGGATATTTGGGCTTCCGAGTAGGGTTTAGAAAAAAAGAGGAGCTTACAAATCTTTTTACGCTTCCCAAATCAGGGAAAAAGAAATTACTGAATGAAGAGGAAGCTGAGGAAAAAAATAAAAGGCTGAAAATTTTAGACACAAGTGTTATTATTGATGGGAGAATTGCGGATATTTGCCAAACCGGGTTTCTCGAAGGCGTTATCGTTATTCCTCAGTTTGTTTTGGAAGAGCTTCAGCATATTGCTGATTCTTCAGATGTGTTGAAACGAAACAGAGGACGCAGAGGGCTTGATATTCTGAATCGAATTCAAAAAGAACTGGACATTAAAGTCGAGATCTATGAAGGAGATTTTGAAGATGTCCATGAAGTGGACAGCAAGCTTGTGAAACTTGCGAAGTTAACGTCCGGTGTGGTTGTGACAAATGATTTTAATTTAAATAAAGTATGCGAGCTTCAAAAAGTAGCCGTTTTGAATATTAATGACTTGGCTAATGCAGTGAAACCGGTTGTATTGCCAGGAGAAGAAATGAAGGTTCAAGTCATTAAAGACGGGAAAGAACACAATCAGGGAATCGCTTATCTGGATGACGGCACGATGATTGTTGTCGAAGAAGGACGCAATTACATTGGCAAGCATATTGATGTGCTCGTTACCAGTGTATTGCAAACGGCTGCGGGCCGCATGATATTTGCGAAGCCCAAGCTTTTGGAGAAGGCATTATAA
- the disA gene encoding DNA integrity scanning diadenylate cyclase DisA produces the protein MDKKTPKLNLQEILQFVAPGTPLRTGIENVLRANTGGLIVVGYNDKIKGVVDGGFHINSAFSPAHLYELAKMDGAIILSDSGQKILYANTQLMPDATISSSETGMRHRTAERVAKQTGALVIAISERRNVITLYHGNLRYTLKDIGFILTKANQAIQTLEKYKSILDKAIANLSALEFEELVTFKDILSVLHHYEMVLRIKNEINMYISELGTEGNLIKLQVGELITDMEQEAALFLKDYSKEVIDDPYVLLKQLQDMSSIELLDDTVLYKLLGYTSSMNLEAFISPRGYRLLHKIPRLPMLIIENTVDEFGDLQRILEADVEDLDEVEGIGEVRARKISKGLKRLQEKYYIDRQL, from the coding sequence ATGGATAAAAAAACTCCAAAACTAAATTTACAAGAAATATTGCAGTTTGTCGCACCAGGAACGCCTTTGCGAACGGGTATTGAAAATGTACTGCGGGCGAATACCGGAGGCCTGATTGTCGTAGGGTATAACGATAAAATCAAAGGAGTAGTAGATGGAGGATTTCACATTAATTCCGCATTCTCTCCAGCTCATTTGTATGAACTGGCAAAGATGGATGGAGCGATCATATTAAGCGATTCAGGCCAGAAAATTCTTTATGCCAATACCCAACTCATGCCTGATGCGACGATCTCTTCTTCGGAAACCGGCATGAGGCATCGGACGGCGGAGCGGGTAGCAAAGCAAACTGGCGCTCTTGTCATAGCGATTTCCGAAAGGCGGAATGTTATTACTCTTTACCACGGAAACTTAAGGTATACATTAAAGGATATTGGATTTATTTTGACTAAAGCCAATCAAGCGATACAAACGCTTGAAAAATATAAATCGATACTTGATAAAGCAATTGCCAATCTCAGCGCTCTTGAGTTTGAAGAGCTGGTCACGTTCAAAGATATACTTTCTGTGCTGCATCACTATGAAATGGTGCTTAGAATCAAAAATGAGATTAATATGTACATTAGTGAGCTGGGAACAGAGGGGAATTTGATTAAACTTCAAGTAGGAGAACTAATTACGGATATGGAGCAGGAAGCAGCACTCTTCTTAAAGGATTATTCCAAGGAAGTTATTGATGATCCGTACGTTCTTTTAAAGCAGCTTCAAGATATGTCAAGCATCGAGCTGTTGGATGATACGGTTTTATATAAATTGCTGGGGTACACGTCCTCAATGAATTTAGAAGCTTTTATTTCGCCGAGAGGGTATAGGCTCCTTCATAAAATTCCGCGGCTGCCAATGTTGATTATTGAAAATACAGTTGATGAATTTGGCGATTTACAGCGGATCTTAGAAGCGGATGTGGAAGATCTTGATGAAGTGGAAGGAATTGGAGAAGTCAGGGCAAGAAAGATCAGCAAAGGCTTAAAGCGTCTGCAAGAGAAATATTATATTGATCGTCAGTTATAA
- the radA gene encoding DNA repair protein RadA encodes MAKTKSKTIFLCQSCGYESPKWMGKCPGCSAWNTMVEEKIKKESPGRRTAFAHSNQKVQKPSPITNIETSEEPRLQTNLGEFNRVLGNGIVKGSLVLIGGDPGIGKSTLLLQVSNQLSDLKQSVLYISGEESVRQTKLRADRLGINNPLLHVLSETDLDYITSAIEEMNPSFVVVDSIQTVYQSEITSAPGSVSQVRECTAELMRIAKTKGIPIFIVGHVTKEGSIAGPRLLEHMVDTVLYFEGERHHTFRILRAVKNRFGSTNEMGIFEMREEGLTEVLNPSEIFLEERSAGVAGSSVVASMEGTRPVLVEIQALISPTSFGNPRRMATGIDHNRVSLLMAVLEKRVGLLLQNQDAYLKVAGGIKLDEPAIDLAVAVSIASSFRDMPPGPADCFIGEVGLTGEVRRVSRIEQRVQEAAKLGFKRMIIPSANMEGWTKPAGVDVIGVGNVSEALRTSLGGT; translated from the coding sequence ATGGCAAAAACAAAATCAAAAACGATCTTCCTATGCCAGTCCTGCGGCTATGAATCGCCGAAATGGATGGGGAAATGCCCCGGGTGCTCTGCTTGGAATACGATGGTGGAAGAAAAGATAAAAAAAGAGTCTCCCGGAAGAAGAACTGCTTTTGCCCATTCAAACCAAAAAGTTCAAAAACCATCCCCGATTACGAATATAGAAACTAGTGAAGAACCCCGTCTGCAAACCAATTTAGGAGAATTTAACCGAGTGCTGGGAAACGGTATTGTAAAAGGTTCACTCGTTCTTATAGGAGGGGATCCGGGTATTGGCAAATCCACGCTTCTGCTTCAAGTTTCAAATCAACTCTCGGATTTAAAGCAAAGCGTATTGTACATATCTGGAGAAGAATCTGTCCGGCAAACAAAGCTTCGCGCAGACAGGCTCGGAATAAATAACCCATTATTGCATGTTTTATCTGAAACCGATTTGGATTATATTACGTCTGCTATAGAAGAGATGAATCCTTCGTTTGTTGTTGTAGATTCTATACAAACTGTCTATCAAAGCGAAATCACTTCTGCGCCGGGAAGTGTTTCACAGGTAAGAGAGTGTACAGCAGAATTGATGAGAATTGCAAAAACGAAAGGCATCCCGATTTTTATTGTCGGCCATGTGACGAAAGAAGGGTCGATTGCCGGCCCAAGATTACTAGAGCATATGGTAGATACGGTTCTTTATTTTGAAGGTGAACGGCATCACACATTCCGAATATTACGTGCAGTGAAAAATCGCTTCGGTTCAACCAATGAAATGGGCATTTTTGAAATGAGAGAAGAAGGACTGACAGAAGTGTTAAATCCATCAGAAATTTTTCTGGAGGAACGGTCAGCTGGCGTGGCTGGATCCAGTGTCGTCGCCTCAATGGAAGGAACAAGGCCGGTATTGGTCGAAATTCAGGCGCTGATTTCTCCTACCAGCTTTGGAAATCCGCGCAGAATGGCAACGGGAATTGATCATAATCGAGTGTCTCTCCTCATGGCCGTGTTAGAAAAAAGAGTCGGGCTTCTGCTTCAAAATCAAGATGCATACTTAAAAGTAGCAGGAGGAATAAAACTGGATGAACCCGCCATTGATTTAGCCGTTGCTGTCAGTATCGCTTCCAGCTTTCGAGACATGCCGCCGGGCCCTGCCGATTGCTTTATTGGAGAGGTTGGACTGACAGGAGAGGTGAGAAGGGTGTCCAGAATTGAACAACGCGTGCAAGAGGCAGCCAAGCTTGGCTTTAAGCGAATGATTATACCTTCGGCTAATATGGAAGGCTGGACAAAGCCAGCTGGTGTGGATGTCATCGGTGTGGGGAACGTATCAGAAGCACTTCGTACATCTTTAGGGGGAACATGA